The genome window accatatatgtctgggttaatgtctggattctctagtctgttccattggtctgtggctctgctcttgtgccagtaccaaattgtcttgattactatggctttatagtagagcttgaagttggggagtgtctGCATTTTGAGAGGCACTGGTCTAGACCCTGTCGACGTGTCCTGGGACTGGTAGCCGAGGGGGACGGGGAATGTGAGGGCCTGTGATGCTCAGCGGCTGTCCCCCGATCTGCTCCCCTGCTGACGCCTTTCCCCTAATTTCTCAGCCCCCAACCCCGTCAGGAACCTGAGCGTGGAGGCTCagacctccagctccatcagccTGCGGTGGGAGGAGCCCGCCGGCCCTGAGCCCCAGGACTACACCTACTGGGTCCAGTGCAGTGGGGACGGAAACAACACCCAGACCCAGAGCACAGCAAACACCAGTGTCCGAGTGGGGGGGCTCAGCCCCGGGTCCGTGTACGAGCTTTCCGTGTGGGCGCAGCGCGATGGAGTCCCCAGCTCCCCGGAGACGCTCAGCGCCCCCACAGGTGAGAGGCCGctgccatccctccctctctgtctctctctttttcaagaGTTTATTTGGGCTGGCGGAGAGCCAGAGGAACCTGCCCGATTTCCCCGCCCTCTGTCTCCTTGAGTCACGCAGCAGGAGGGGGAGGCACACCCATGGGCTTATGAGTTGGGTCCAGCCTAGAACCTCCTAGAGcccttgtttgcttttcagttccgGGTACATGTAAGAACTCACTGACAGCCATGATCACTGTGGTGCCGCTGTTGTCCCGGATTCACATGGAGAAGGTGTGAGGCAGGTGTGAGCCTCGGGCCCATCTGTGATGGCCGTGACTGTCCGCCACGCCTCCACGTCCAGCCTCTTAGCTGCAGGGGTCGCTCTGGCTTCACCGCAGCCCGTGGGCCTGTGCAGTCCAAAGCCCCCCAGCCGGGCTGGTGTGTGCACCCTGGCCCCTCTAGACAGCAGGGAGTGTAGGGTTCTACCTGGCCTCACATGCCACCTTAAGACCCTACTACCAGGAGGTGTCTGTCCTCGGTGGCCATGGCTGGTCGGGGGGCAAAGAGGCTGCCTCGGCCCTGGGGGGATCAGGAACCAGGAGATGCGCTCACTCCGaccccccagatctcctaccccCCCAGTCGTGTCAGTCTTGAGGATGGGAGCTCAGACCATCAGCCCACCACCCTGGCGTGGACAGCCCGGCTCTAGACTCCACTGCCCAGTATGGGAGCCGCTAGTCCCGTGTGGCTACTTCAAGTCAAGTCGACTAAAATGGCAAACTCACCTCCACATTTTGCGGGCGCGGAGCGCTGTTCAGGGACTCCCAGTCCCCCCGCAGTGTCCCACTGGGCTAGTGCTGCCACGTTGGCCACTGGAAGAGCGTTTCTGTCATCACAGAGACGCTGCTGGGAAGGGCTGGTCTCCGCCGTGGCCCCTCAGTGTGGTCCGCGGGTGGGGACGGCAGCATCTCCCGAGGGCTGATGGGTAAAGGCAGGGTCTCCTTCTCACCCACACCTGCTGCGTCAGGACCTGCATTTTAACAGGACGCCGGTGTCCGCTGTGCACTCTGCATTTTGAGAGGCACTGGTCTAGACCCTGTCGACGTGTCCTGGGACTGGTAGCCGAGGGGGACGGGGAACGTGAGGGCCTGTGATGCTCAGCGGCTGTCCCCCGATCTGCTCCCCTGCTGACGCCTTTCCCCTAATTTCACAGCCCCCAACCCCGTCAGGAACCTGAGCGTGGAGGCTCAGACCACCAGCTCCATCAGCCTGCGGTGGGAGGAGCCCGCCGGCCCTGAGCCCCAGGACTACACCTACTGGGTCCAGTGCAGTGGGGACGGAAACAACACCCAGACCCAGAGCACAGCAAACACCAGTGTCCGAGTGGGGGGGCTCAGCCCCGGGTCCGTGTACGAGCTCTCGGTGTGGGCGCAACGCGATGGAGTCCCCAGCGCCCCAGAGACGCTCAGCGCCCCCACAGGTGGGAGGCCCCCGCCCCGCTCCCCGccgtccctccctgcctcccttccttccctctttccttctttctttctgccttccttcttccctcctacTTCCCTTCCTCCGTCCctccttcacttttcctttgtctgttcttctctctgtctttctgtctctttatcCAACCCAGTAAGAAACCTGTCTTCGAAAAATCAGAGCAGCAGCCCCTTCAGCCTGAGCTGGGAAGCGTCCTGGGACGCTGACCTTGGGGAGGCCGCCGATGTCCACTGGCCTGCAGACGAGGCAAAATCGAAACAAAGGCTCGCCCAACTCTCCTTTCACAGTGGAGGGACTTGACCTTGTACAGATTCTGTGAGGGCAGAAAAGAGCGAGGTAACCGGCTCTGCGCAGAACTCAGCTAGTGTGCCCGTGGGAAGGCacgaggtctgctctgttcaggTGAGGGGTCCAGAGCCAGGAAGAATGGCAGCTCCTCTGGCCCGGGCTCCTGCCATCATACCTGTGGCCTCACTGAGCCAGACCCACCCCACCGAGTCCACAGGACAGATATTTCTATACCCAGGGACCTTCCAGAAATTGGCCACTGAGCGTAGGGCTGCAGGAGCCCAGGTCTTTCTGGGGGCCATCGCTAGGAAGTGCCTCTGAGTAGGCTGGACCAGTGATGTGGAAAGcccatctctctgtcccctctgctaGTCCCCAGCGCAGTGACAAGCCTCAGGCTCCAGGAACAGACCAACAGCTCTATCACCTTGAGCTGGACAGCACCCCCGGGCCCCCAGCATCCTCCCCACACCTACGGGGTCTCATGGGTCAAGGAAGGCAGCCTTGCTGCCAGGACCCACAGCAGCCCAGACGCTGGGGTCACCCTGGAGGGGCTAGAAGCTGGGAGCCTGTACACCTTCACCGTCTGGGCAGAGAGGAATGGGGTCCAAAGTGACAACAGCACGCTCACAGAGGCCACAGGTGAGATGCGGTCCTGTTCCACAGCCGGTCCCACTCGGCGGGGGGAGCGGGGATCTGGGAGCTTCCGTCCGATGGGCACTCTATCCAGCCTGAGTGGACCTTGAACTTGTCGGTCTGCATTCTAAGGGGAGTCTGTCCTCAGCAACCAGGGTTTCCCAATTATGGGGTCTGCCTCTGGGGACAAAGAGGGCCCAGCACCATATCTCAGGAGCCCACCAAGTCACCAGCTAGACAGAAGGTCTTGACTGAAAGAGGCCCCCCTCTCAGCCCGCACACGGAGGGTCCAGAGCCCGAGAGGGGCTGGGATCAGCCCAGGGGCCAGGTTCCCTGCTGACGGACAGAACCTGGAACCCCTTAGTCTCCGGCCATTTGGGCTAAGAAGACAGAGTCGGCTCCATCTAGAAAGCTGACACGTCCAGAAGTGACAAAGGACCATCTCTGGGCTTCTCATGGGAGAGGCCACACAGACCACACATgactggggggcccggggctgctgCCTCTGGACAGAGGGCGCCGCGGCGACCCCAGTGCCCTCCAGGCCTCTCTCTGTGGCTCACACTCCTTAGGAAGTGGCCCGTCCAATGACAGGGCATCTCAGCCTAGCTGCGAGGGAGAGGCGAGGGGGCCCAGCAGGAGGGTCCCCGGGAATATGCCGACCAGAGCCCCTGTCCTTGTTTCTCAGCCCCCAACGAGGTCACACACCTGCAGAACGGAACTCGGAGCTCCAGCTCTGTCATGCTGCAGTGGGAGGCCCCCGAGGACCCCCACTCTCTGCTCTACACCTACTGGGTCCAGTGGACCGGTGGGGGACACCCCCAGGGGGAGCGAGTCACCCAAGGGCGTCAGGCCAACCGGACCAGCAGGACAAATGAGACGTGGTACGAGGTGGAGGCCCTGGAACCCGGGACCCTGTACAGCTTCAGCGTGTGGGCCGAGAGGAACCGTGTAGCCAGCTCCCCCCAGGGCCTCTGTGCGTCCACAGGTGAGCCGGGCCCCCTCGCCTGGTGGGGGCACAGATCAgacctggggcagagggaggcgAGTGGCAAGCCCACCAGGCCGTGGGTTCCTGTCATGGCTTCAGCTGTCGCCACCGAGTCCAAGGGCTCGTGAGAGCTGTGGTTAGAGGGGACCTGCTCCGTGTCTGCTGGCGAGGGCAGGgaaagatggaggcagaggcaTTTCGGTTTGGGGAGGGAAAGAGCGGGCTGGGTGCCCAGGGTTAGCAGGCCTGGTGGGGAGCGGGGAGTGGTGGGAAGCCACCCTGGATGGCCCCTCCTGACCCCTGGCCCCTCCTGACCCCTGTCCCCTCCGCCCAGACCCGGACCCCGTCACCATCACCTCCTGCTTCAGCACCTCCGGGGGCTACGGGCTTGTCCTGAACTGGTCCTGCCCCCGGGGGGGGCGTGAGGCCTTTGAGTTCCAGGTGGGCGCGCAGTGGGGCTCCCTGGACAGGTCGTCCTGTGGGAGGGACGTGTCCGTGTGGGGTCTCCAGCCGGCTCAGTCCTACCCAGCCACCGTCACCACCGTCTGGGACGGACTGAGGGCCCCGTCTGCTGCTGTGACCTGCCACACGGAGAGCGCAGGTGAGCGGAGCCCCGGGGGACAGGGAGCTGTGACGGTCTGTCTAGACCCATGAGGCTGCTGTGAGGTGGGGGGTCTCCCCTCCCCAAGGGGTCCCGCTTGTTTGTTGGCGTTGTAGCCCCTGCATCCGTTAAAGCAGCtccattgagatataattcatgtaaCGGCCAACCACCCATTTAAGTTGGACAGCATCCCCGGCCTCCCCGACCAGGTGCCatggcacccccaccccagtgtGACTCCAGACACTGTCCAGTGTCCCCTGGGGAGCTGTTAGCGTGGgtcaaggtgggggtgggggcggagaGGCGTGCTCCCCCCAGATGCCTGTCCTTTCCCTCTGGGGCCTGGCGTCTGCCCTTCTGGGCCTCTGACTGCTGTCTGGGTGAGGAGGGCGGCTGCCATCGGGAGGTGAGGCCCGGGCACTGGTGGCTCCCACACCTCTCCCGCAGGCGTGGTTGCTGGGGCTGTCGTCGGCGCCCTCCTGCTCCTCATCCTGCTGGGCCTGCTGATCTTCTTCCTGAGGAAGAGGTGAGACCCCACACATGCTGGGGGACTGCCTGGAGGCGGGGCAGAGGTGGATGAGGACTCCTAGTTGCAGCCtgacccccagcccctcctcccatgTCCTGTTCCCAGGCTGCCAACAAGCAAGAAGGAAGCCCCACCCACGGGCCTGCTGTTCAGGTGAGCAGGTTGGGGAGCACCCTGCACAATCGCTGTCAGGTCTGACCCAGGGCTGCTGGCTGGCCGCTGGGTGGGCCAGAGGGCAGGACCCCACCCACACAGTGCCCTCTGAGATGGGGACCCCCAAAGCGGCTGGGGCTGGTCCTCACTTCAGTCTGGGGCTTCATCCATCCGACCCAGGATTCACCGAGCACCTCTTACTGGTCAGGAACTGTTAGAGGTGCCGAGGAGGCCGTGAATTAAAGATTCCCACCCTCAGGGAGCTTACTTTCTAGCACCTGAAGACATTCATGAACAAGATAATAAAGAATGTGATACTTACTTGGGCTGGGTGCACAAATAAAGCAAGAGGTGGGGATAGAAAGAGTACAAGGTTATTAAAGATGTGTTGATAAGATTTGGGGAAATAGGGTGTCCAGAGAAAACTTTACTCCGAAGATGACTAAGAGGAAGTCATTTGAGCAAAGGCTGAAGCAGGTGAGGGGAGAAGCCATGGGCACATCTGGGGTagaggcattccaggcagagggacccgcacgtgcaaaggccctgagcagCGGCACACTTGGAATGTGCACAGCACATTGGGCATTGCTGAGGCAGAGCAGAGGGGATGGAGGGGATGGTAGTAGGAAATGACGTCAGAGAGGTGTGAGGCCGGAGCTGATCAGGTAGGGCCTGGTAGATAAAGTCAGGACTTTTTGTTTTGGGAAGTTCCCAATAGACCAGTGACACAATCTAGCCTATTTAAGAAGCAAAGGCAAGAGGAGGCAGACAGGAAGAGTTAGTGATAATGCTTTAAACAGGAGACGGTTGTGTCTTGGACCAAGACATAGCCAACAGATTTGGTGGAAGTATGGATGTGCGCACTGAGGGCCAGAGGGACCCCAAGAGGACCCCAAGGAGCATGAGTGCTGGGAAGCCTGGGCCCCCTGCGGCTTGAGAGGGGAGAGGGAATGCCTGTGGGGGCAGGTTCAGGGGAAAGCGTCAGGAACTCAGCCGTGGGCACGCTGCGTTTGAGATGCTCATGGAacatccaagtggagatgttTCTGAATGGGCAGTTGGAGGAACATCCCAGTGGTTTAAGAGACATGTGCAGACACCTTCATTCCTCTGGGTCCTCTTTAAACTGGGTTAGTAATCACCAAATGTCTGTGTTAGAATGATCCCCAGGGACTGACAGAGAAGAGGTgagacagggaggggagggcagccGGGAGACTGGCTGTGATGTCCTGGGCACAAAAGGAGGTGTAAACTGAGGCAGAGGCCACCAGAAGCAGATGTATGAGGCGAAACAAACAGGTGTGCAGGCAGGTGATGTCCCAGTTTCTTCTTTGCTATGGACACTGTCCTGGCCAGCGTCCCACCCCTCGTAGAACTGGCCTCTCCTGACCTTACCCCGTGTCTACAACACACCACAACAGTCACTGCATTCCAAGCCTGGCCCTGTCTTATGTCGAGCCTTCTGCCACCCACAGCCTCGGTACGTGTGGATGTCCTAGTGACAACCCACCAGGACGTCCAGGTGGAGGTTCCCAGAGGCTGGTGGGCAATAGACCTCAGGAGAGCAGGGAGTAGGAGCTGGCAGTGGGGGTTCAGGAACAGGGATGCCCAGATCGAACCTGCAGCTGTGGGAGGGGACAAACCCCGTAAGTATGTGTCCACTGAGAAACCTGAGGACAGGCTCTCAGGAACACCCGCCTTGTAGGGTGGACAGGGGAAGAGGGGCTCTCCAGGGAGATGCAGAGCAGAAGCCAGCACGGTGGTGCCGGCCCACAGCCGAGAGGAAGGGTCCAGGAAATAAGTGGAGCCCGATGTGGCTGAGCAGTCATGCCAAGCAGGGACGGAGGGGTGGCCTTGGGGACTGGAGATAAGGAGGCAACTCGAGTTAAGGGGACTTTGGAGAAAGATGTCCCCCAGAGTAGTGGGGTGGACACCAGGCCTTGGCAAAGTGGGGAAAGGAAGCGGAGAACAGTGGGTCATATGAGAAGGTGGAATGAGGATGGGGTGCTCTATTAGGTTTGACTATCGTTCAGGTATGATACGGCCAACAGCCCAGGAGACGCCCACCATGGAAAAGAAGACTGACTCACGCAGGGAGTACAGAGCACCCCGCACACAGCTGTCGGGGGCAGcaccggggtggggaggtggagggaggtgggcagACATGGTTTTTGTGGGAACCATCTGTGGACCTgtgggttgcttccactttttggctgttgtgaataatgctgttacaAACCCAAGTGTGCAAATCACTCCTTGGGACCTTGCTTTCAATTCTCTGGGTACatacccaggagtgggattgATGCACTCCCATGTCAGGGTATTTACCTGAAGGGAATGAAATCACTAGGTTGAGAAGGAATGCACACCTCTGTGTTCACTGCGGCATTGCTCACAATGGCGAAGACATGGAaaccacctaagtgtccaccagtggGTGGACGGATAAAGAAAATGGggcacatacacaatggaatattattcagccttaaaaaaaaaggaaatctgtgtttatagttcatgatgcatgatcaaaaccaaaagtttctgtgatgactgcccttgcactgttcaccatgtaagaacttgtttaccatgtaaaaacttgttcgttatgcttcagaagattggagattgttgagaattaggcttggggttgattaatgattgtgcattgagtcccctatacagaattttattgttgttaacaaccatatgatcaataaatatgagagatgccctctcaaaaaaaaaaaaaaaaaaaaagaaggaaatctgccTTTTGCGACCACAtggacctggagggcattatgcccagtgaaataagtccGACAGAGAAGGACAAACGCCATGTGATGTCACTTACACGTGGGATCCAGGAACCAAGAGCAGAAACCTAGCTCAGACAACAGACGGCTGGGGCGGGTGAAGGGGGTGAAGGGGGTCACAGGGACACACTTCCAGCTGTAAGataagtaagttctggggatgcaAACAGACAACAGACagacaccttttctttttttttttgagcggGCATCTcccgtatttattgatcaaatggttgttaacaacaataaaattctgtatagggaactcagtgcacaatcattaatcaaccccaagcctaattctcaacacaGACACCTTTTCTTGTATCCCAAGGTCACAGGACTGATGTTACGCCCCTTTCCCCCTGCCCCCGACAGCTCGCACAAGGACATCCTGGCCGAGCACTTTACCGACCACGTCAGGGACAATGAGAAGGACAGCAACTGTGGTTTTGCAGAAGAGTACCAGGTGGGTGAGTACGGGGGGCCAGGCTGAGCCCCTCGGCCTGTGCCGGACCCTCCCACACCGTCTTGCACCTCATTGAGATCCTACGCTTGGACGGGCTGGTGGGCCAGTCCCAAAGAAACGGCCTGGTTTCCCCTGACATCTCCTCTTTCCCAAATGCCCCGAGGGGATGGTGGTACATACCTTCTGCTTTTGTGGGGGGCCACAGGATTCCAGGGCATGGGGGTAAAGAGGATGGTGATGACGAAGGCTGAGCAGGCAATAGGGGTCTCcttgagggagggaggaggaatgcCAGTGCCCGGGCCCCTCCTGTGCTTCCTCCCGCCAGCAACTGGCTGCGGAGGGCCTCCACCAGGCTCACACGGTGGCCTCAGCTCCAGAGAACAGCAGCAAGAACCGTTACAGGAATGTGCTGCCCTGTGAGTCTCAAACCCCTGCTGACTTGTCCCCAGGGGCGGCTCTGTCAATGCCCCACTCCGGTGGGGCGCCTGGGGTGCCCCCTGGGGTGGGCGCCTCCCGCCCGCGCCTCCCCTCCTGGAACTCAGCACGGCTCCTgtccctgggcctctctgggGTGCTCACTCCTCTCTCTGCATCGCTAATGCTGCCTTTTCCCCGAGATGACTGGTCCCGCGTGCCCCTGAAGCCCCTCTATGGGGAGCCAGGCTCTGACTACATCAACGCCAGCTTTGTGCCTGTAAGCTTGTGGTTGGGCGGTGGAAGGCGGCAGGCCGAGCCTGGGAAGAGAGGGGCTGGTTGGGGTTGTAACTTGCCTGTTTTCCGAGATCAGAGCCTCTGGAGCTCCCAGGAGTTCATTGCAGCCCAAGGGCCCCTGGCCCAGACGGTGGGCGACTTCTGGCGCCTGGTGTGGGAGCAGCAGAGTAGCACCCTGATCATGTTGACAAACTGTATGGAGTCTGGCCGGGTGAGAGTCCCGCTGGGGTCCAGGGTGCTGGGCCTTGAGGTCCAGCTCGCGACACCCCGCCCCCGACACTGATTCCCATGTGGACCCTTACCCAGACATCACTGATTCCCTCCAATATGACCCCAACCTCCTCCAAGACTCCCGGTCTACCCCCTGGCCCACAGATGGGGCAAATCTGATCCCAGCGACGTTGATAAGGAGGGGTCCTTCTGGCTGGGGTGAATCTGCACCTGGCTCCCCACAGGCCCTGCCTCGTCCCTCGGGGAGGGGGTTCCTGGCACTGAATACAAGAGCCATGGTGCAGGGGGCATCCTCTAGGTTCTCAGGCCCCTCTGATCCCGCGGTCCTCCCCAGGTGAAGTGTGAGCATTACTGGCCTCTAGATGCCCAGCCCTGCACCCATGGGCACCTTCAAGTGGTGCTGATGGGTGAGGAGGTGATGGAGAACTGGACAGTACGAGACCTGAAGCTCTGGCATGTAAGCCCCTGCTCTGCCAGCCCCCTCCTGACCCTCAGTTTCTCACCGTGGCACTCCAGGCAGCTCCGTCCTCATGAAGCCTGACCTCCCGTCCCTCCCCCAAGGGACCACAGTGTGCCCCAGGGATGCCCCCACCAGTCAGGAACCAGCGGCCTCCTCCTGGGGTCCCGagctctccttcccccaccccaccccctgcagcTGCAAGAGCAGGAGAGTCTATCCGTGCGCCAATTCCACTACACAACCTGGCCGGACCACGGCGTGCCCCACTCCCCAGACCCCTTGCTGGCCTTCTGGAAGGTGGTCCGGCACTGGTTGGACAAGACCACTGGGGGAGGCCGCCCCATTGTGCACTGCAGGTGAGGATTGGCCCCACAACCCTCTCTCTGGGAGGGCTGCCCCTCGGGCCTCGGGAAACAGGGTCATCGGGTTCTCAGGGCCTCTAGAGGAGAGGGAGACGGCGGCAGGAGGTAAGGGGCCGGGGGTGCaggctggcagcagggagggggagaaagggtgggagaggaggagggaaaggggaaggaagggagggtgtgtgaagaagcagggagggaggggcagagcaggagggaagcTGCAGAGGTGCTGAGAAACACGTGAGACTCCTCCTTGGCTCGCGTGCTGGGCCTCGCCCACCAATCCATTGCTTTCCTGATATTTATGCTGAGATTTCATTAAGTGTGCATGTGATGGGGTAGGGAGGGGCTTCACCGAAAGTCAGCAAGTCTGGGCCCTAGACCACAGGCCAGTTCTGGGATGGAAACTGCACAGTCACAGCCTCACTGATCCTCAATGCAACTTCACGACCCAAGGGGCTCCCTCCCCATTGCAGGCTGAGGAAACCGAGTCAGAAAGCTTAGGTCACTGGGTTGAAGGCCAGCATAAGTGGCCGAGCTGATGCCCACTGTGGCATGTGAACTTCCCTGCTGGACTGTGTCCTAACACCTGCCCTGTCCCCGGAAAGTACCCTCTGAAGGGGACCCCAGCAGAGGGTCCCCCTCCCCGTACAGTGCAGCAGGGAGCTTGCCTAGTGATTAGGACAATTAGCCTGActgtaaaaagaaatgaagcactGCTTCCTGGGACAATGTGGAAGGAACTCTAAAACATGCTGAGTGAACCAGGCACTAAAGGACACGCACTGTGTGATTCCATCGACACAAAACAGAGCAGGTGGAGGAGAGCCAGAGGCAGGTTGGGgcggctggggctggggagagggggcgCGGGGAGGGACTGATGGCCGACAGGGTGCAGGGTCTCCTTCTGGGGAGGTGAAGGGGTTATGAACTAGAGAGAGGGGTCCCTGGGGGCTCTGAATCAGATCAGATCAGATCGGTCCAATCAGCCGGCATCCCCCTCCCGTGGTCTGACTCCTCCTTGTCCCTGTCTAGTGCAGGCGTGGGCCGCACGGGCACCCTCATCGCCCTGGATGTTCTGCTGCGGCAGCTGGAGCGTGAAGGTGTCGTGGGGCCCTACGGCTACGTGAGGAAGATGAGGGGGAGCCGGCCGCTGATGGTGCAGACCGAGGTGATAGGCTTCCTGGAGGGCTGCAGGCGGGGGGCCCTGGAACAGGCCCAGGCTAAGGAGGGCACCCCTGCTGACCTTCCCTTgcttctccccactccccaggcCCAGTACGTGTTCCTGCACCACTGCATTCTGAGGTTTCTCCagcagccagccccagccccggccAAGGAGGTGGCCGCAGATGAGAACCTGATCTATGAGAATGTGGCCGCCAGCTAAGCCCACTAGCGGAAGGCTGAGACTGCAGAAGGCCGAGACCCCAGCCCAGAGAGGCTCGGACTCTGGATCCCTACTTCAGCCCAGACTCCTGGGCCCCTGGGAGAGCAGAGGGTTGGTCTCCCAGGCTCCTGGGTCCTGCAGGAGAAGGGGCCCTGCCGCCTAAGCTGTTTCCTTGGGTGAGCGGGCGGGTGGGACCCTGGATTCCTGGTTCCTtgaaggagggagggatgggAGGTAGACTGTCCAGTTCTTTGAGGGAGGAGGAGTCCAGGGGCCTTGGCTGCAGGGTCTCAAGAAATCAAGCTCGATTCTGAGGAAGGAATGAATTAGGGTCTGGAATTTTGGCTGCGCCAGGAGCAGGAACAGGCAGAATCCTTCCCATCTTTTGCTCCAGAAACCAAATCAATCTTCTAGAATCTGAGATTTCCCTGTACCCCACTATCtgcatattttttcttctatcaCATAATTTATTAAATCACTATTCTCCCCAGGGACATTTGTTCCAGTGGATTTCTGGGCCTGGAAATAATATTGGGGTGGGCTCCTAATGTTTAAGTATTGAGGCAAAAGTCTGAGGGGGGAAACTAGAGGGACCCACAATCTTACACCTGAAAAAAGTAGGTTTGGATGGTTGAGTCTCTCAGGGAAGACTGGAGGTCCAGACTTCTGTTTCCAGGGTGTGGGCAGTGTGGGTACAGGTCCCTGAAGCTAGGAGCAAGAGCACTTGCCTCCTGGGCGTGACGATGGAGAAACTTGGAGGGTGGGGTGCTGTCTGGAGCTGATTTGCTGGAGATTTTCAAGCTGAGTTCCCCTAGAGAGCTGAACACTTGGGGCTCCTGAGAGGGTCTCCTGGTGTGTAAGACATGGTATCCATGGCAGCAcatggtggggagaggggtgctGGATGCCAGACAGCTGGACTAGAAGGCAGACAATCATAGGGGACCAGGATAAATATCCGTGGACGACCTTGTGCTTCTACCGGGGGCT of Manis pentadactyla isolate mManPen7 chromosome 15 unlocalized genomic scaffold, mManPen7.hap1 SUPER_15_unloc_1, whole genome shotgun sequence contains these proteins:
- the PTPRH gene encoding receptor-type tyrosine-protein phosphatase H isoform X1, encoding MTGTGGGLRAWGSLVLLSLCSWTGAHAAAPNPVRNLSVEAQTSSSISLRWEEPAGPEPQDYTYWVQCSGDGNNTQTQSTANTSVRVGGLSPGSVYELSVWAQRDGVPSSPETLSAPTAPNPVRNLSVEAQTTSSISLRWEEPAGPEPQDYTYWVQCSGDGNNTQTQSTANTSVRVGGLSPGSVYELSVWAQRNGVPSSPETLSAPTAPNPVRNLSVEAQTSSSISLRWEEPAGPEPQDYTYWVQCSGDGNNTQTQSTANTSVRVGGLSPGSVYELSVWAQRDGVPSSPETLSAPTAPNPVRNLSVEAQTTSSISLRWEEPAGPEPQDYTYWVQCSGDGNNTQTQSTANTSVRVGGLSPGSVYELSVWAQRDGVPSAPETLSAPTVPSAVTSLRLQEQTNSSITLSWTAPPGPQHPPHTYGVSWVKEGSLAARTHSSPDAGVTLEGLEAGSLYTFTVWAERNGVQSDNSTLTEATAPNEVTHLQNGTRSSSSVMLQWEAPEDPHSLLYTYWVQWTGGGHPQGERVTQGRQANRTSRTNETWYEVEALEPGTLYSFSVWAERNRVASSPQGLCASTDPDPVTITSCFSTSGGYGLVLNWSCPRGGREAFEFQVGAQWGSLDRSSCGRDVSVWGLQPAQSYPATVTTVWDGLRAPSAAVTCHTESAGVVAGAVVGALLLLILLGLLIFFLRKSPSSHVLFPGCQQARRKPHPRACCSARTRTSWPSTLPTTSGTMRRTATVVLQKSTRWQLAAEGLHQAHTVASAPENSSKNRYRNVLPYDWSRVPLKPLYGEPGSDYINASFVPSLWSSQEFIAAQGPLAQTVGDFWRLVWEQQSSTLIMLTNCMESGRVKCEHYWPLDAQPCTHGHLQVVLMGEEVMENWTVRDLKLWHLQEQESLSVRQFHYTTWPDHGVPHSPDPLLAFWKVVRHWLDKTTGGGRPIVHCSAGVGRTGTLIALDVLLRQLEREGVVGPYGYVRKMRGSRPLMVQTEAQYVFLHHCILRFLQQPAPAPAKEVAADENLIYENVAAS
- the PTPRH gene encoding receptor-type tyrosine-protein phosphatase H isoform X5 encodes the protein MTGTGGGLRAWGSLVLLSLCSWTGAHAAAPNPVRNLSVEAQTTSSISLRWEEPAGPEPQDYTYWVQCSGDGNNTQTQSTANTSVRVGGLSPGSVYELSVWAQRNGVPSSPETLSAPTAPNPVRNLSVEAQTSSSISLRWEEPAGPEPQDYTYWVQCSGDGNNTQTQSTANTSVRVGGLSPGSVYELSVWAQRDGVPSSPETLSAPTAPNPVRNLSVEAQTTSSISLRWEEPAGPEPQDYTYWVQCSGDGNNTQTQSTANTSVRVGGLSPGSVYELSVWAQRDGVPSAPETLSAPTVPSAVTSLRLQEQTNSSITLSWTAPPGPQHPPHTYGVSWVKEGSLAARTHSSPDAGVTLEGLEAGSLYTFTVWAERNGVQSDNSTLTEATAPNEVTHLQNGTRSSSSVMLQWEAPEDPHSLLYTYWVQWTGGGHPQGERVTQGRQANRTSRTNETWYEVEALEPGTLYSFSVWAERNRVASSPQGLCASTDPDPVTITSCFSTSGGYGLVLNWSCPRGGREAFEFQVGAQWGSLDRSSCGRDVSVWGLQPAQSYPATVTTVWDGLRAPSAAVTCHTESAGVVAGAVVGALLLLILLGLLIFFLRKSPSSHVLFPGCQQARRKPHPRACCSARTRTSWPSTLPTTSGTMRRTATVVLQKSTRWQLAAEGLHQAHTVASAPENSSKNRYRNVLPYDWSRVPLKPLYGEPGSDYINASFVPSLWSSQEFIAAQGPLAQTVGDFWRLVWEQQSSTLIMLTNCMESGRVKCEHYWPLDAQPCTHGHLQVVLMGEEVMENWTVRDLKLWHLQEQESLSVRQFHYTTWPDHGVPHSPDPLLAFWKVVRHWLDKTTGGGRPIVHCSAGVGRTGTLIALDVLLRQLEREGVVGPYGYVRKMRGSRPLMVQTEAQYVFLHHCILRFLQQPAPAPAKEVAADENLIYENVAAS
- the PTPRH gene encoding receptor-type tyrosine-protein phosphatase H isoform X3; its protein translation is MTGTGGGLRAWGSLVLLSLCSWTGAHAAAPNPVRNLSVEAQTSSSISLRWEEPAGPEPQDYTYWVQCSGDGNNTQTQSTANTSVRVGGLSPGSVYELSVWAQRDGVPSSPETLSAPTAPNPVRNLSVEAQTTSSISLRWEEPAGPEPQDYTYWVQCSGDGNNTQTQSTANTSVRVGGLSPGSVYELSVWAQRNGVPSSPETLSAPTAPNPVRNLSVEAQTSSSISLRWEEPAGPEPQDYTYWVQCSGDGNNTQTQSTANTSVRVGGLSPGSVYELSVWAQRDGVPSSPETLSAPTAPNPVRNLSVEAQTTSSISLRWEEPAGPEPQDYTYWVQCSGDGNNTQTQSTANTSVRVGGLSPGSVYELSVWAQRDGVPSAPETLSAPTVPSAVTSLRLQEQTNSSITLSWTAPPGPQHPPHTYGVSWVKEGSLAARTHSSPDAGVTLEGLEAGSLYTFTVWAERNGVQSDNSTLTEATAPNEVTHLQNGTRSSSSVMLQWEAPEDPHSLLYTYWVQWTGGGHPQGERVTQGRQANRTSRTNETWYEVEALEPGTLYSFSVWAERNRVASSPQGLCASTDPDPVTITSCFSTSGGYGLVLNWSCPRGGREAFEFQVGAQWGSLDRSSCGRDVSVWGLQPAQSYPATVTTVWDGLRAPSAAVTCHTESAGVVAGAVVGALLLLILLGLLIFFLRKSSHKDILAEHFTDHVRDNEKDSNCGFAEEYQQLAAEGLHQAHTVASAPENSSKNRYRNVLPYDWSRVPLKPLYGEPGSDYINASFVPSLWSSQEFIAAQGPLAQTVGDFWRLVWEQQSSTLIMLTNCMESGRVKCEHYWPLDAQPCTHGHLQVVLMGEEVMENWTVRDLKLWHLQEQESLSVRQFHYTTWPDHGVPHSPDPLLAFWKVVRHWLDKTTGGGRPIVHCSAGVGRTGTLIALDVLLRQLEREGVVGPYGYVRKMRGSRPLMVQTEAQYVFLHHCILRFLQQPAPAPAKEVAADENLIYENVAAS